The sequence TGAAACCCAACGTCCGCGGCTCCCCCAGCAGGTACTCAAAGGTATGCTTCGTGTAATTGTCACCGTTCCTGAAACATCGAATATTCAACCGCAGTACGTCCTGTAGCTGCTCCATCGTCAATGGCCTGATCGCATACTGCGACGGCGGAGCGGGCACGATCACCTCGGGCTCGGTCGCGAATACCGGGACAAAAAAGCTTCGGATGGTCTCTAAAACAGCCACTGGAAAGTTATGAGTCTGTAGAGTTTATGGAGTTCATAGAGTTCAAAACTTCCATGAACCCTACGAACTCTATGAACTCCACAAACTAAATAAGGAGCATGCAATCGCCATAGCTATAGAATCTGTATTCTGCCGCGACTGCGTGCCGGTAAGCCCTCATTATAAGTTCGTGCCCGCCAAAAGTAGAAACCAGCACCAGCAGCGAGCTCTGTGGCAGATGAAAGTTCGTGAGCAGCGCGTCGACAGCGCGAAATTCATGCCCCGGCACGATCGTCAAGTCCGCTTCGTGAACGCCCTCGGTAAACCGCCCGTGCCGCGCGGCATTCGTCTCCAAAGCCCGCGTCGCCGTCGTGCCCACCGCCACGATCCGCCGCCCGTCGGCCTGAGCCGCGTTTAACACCTCGGCGGTCGCCGCATCGATCTCATAGACCTCGGGCGAGACCGAGTGCTCACTCAATTCCTCAACACGCACGGGCTCAAACGTTCCGTAGCCAACATGCAGCGTGATCTCGGCAACCGTCACGCCGATATCTCTCACGCCATCGAGCACTTCCGGCGTGAAATGCAGCCCCGCAGTCGGTGCCGCGATCGAACCTCGCTCACGCGCGTAAACCGTCTGATACCGCTCGCGATCTCGATCTGCCTCGCCCGCATCACGCTTGATATACGGCGGCAGCGGCGTCCGCCCGATCCGCTCGGCCGTCTCTAGAACTTCGCCATCAAAGCGCACCAAGACACGCCCGTCATCGCGCTTCTCAACAACCTCGCCCGCCGTCCCGTCGTCAAAAATGACCTTCTTTCCAACCGCCAGCCGCCGCCCCGGTCGCGCCAGCGTCTCCCAGACGCCGCCGCCCACATCGCGAACCAAAAACACCTCGACCGATGCCCCCGTGCGCGTGTGCCCAAACAACCTCGCCGGAAACACTCGCGTGTTGTTCACCACCAACACGTCGCCCTCGCGCAAATACTCTCCGATCTCCCTAAACCGCCGATCCTCAAACGTCCCGCCCGCCCGATCCACCACCAACATTCGCGAACCAGCGCGATCCTCCAACGCCGCCTGCGCGATCAACCCCTCGGGCAGCTCAAAATCAAACTCCTCTATCCTCATTCCAAAACCGAAACGGCACGCCAAAGCGTGCCACTGTTCACTGTTACCTGTTCACTGTTCACTGATTGGTGCCGGAGGTCGGACTCGAACCGACATGGGCGTTAAGCCCGCCAGATTTTGAGTCTGGTGCGTATACCAATTTCGCCACTCCGGCAGCGAACTTCTGATGATAGATCGCTCCACGCCGCCGGTCAACCTTCGGAACCGCCTTCGATCCCGGCCCGGCAAAGCCGGTACCTTTCTTCAAGCCACCGCCGTCATCTTAATATTGGTCGCCGCCCTAAACCCCCAATGGAACGGCATCTATCTACCCACCGTCTACGTAATAGTCGCCGCCTTCGCCATCCTCTCCGGCTTCCACTACATCTACTGGGTAGCCAAACTAATGCGCGAAGCGAGGCTGAATCGATGATCGATCGGCTTAACCAAAATTTAGATGATTTCACCTACTCAATCGATCTTGACCCTTGTGGTCAAGCCATAATTCGACGTTGCCGTCTCTGGATATGCGGGCAATGAAAGGACGCGGCTGGGTCGTCAACATCTTTGCGATGCGATCCAAGGCTTTGCTGAAAGCCTCTATCTGTTCAGCACTCGTTATGTTGGCGCTCGTGAAGAAAAAAGCTGCGACACGCGCGTTCAACAGGGCCCTTTGTTCGAGCGGGTTTCGTTTGATGGCACGGTCGCTGCTTACAATGATCCAGCTTTTCGAGCCGCACGCGGCTATCCCATCCGGGTCGGGAGTTGTCGGATCAAAGTGGTCGTCGTGACGCTCGACATTTAGCCCGAGCGCGGCTAGACCATCTGCGAGAACGTGCTTGCCGGAGGACCTGTCAACAAAGAAAACGCTTTCCTCAAGCTGCTTTTTGTAAAGCTCCTTCGTAGCGGAGAGCTTCTTTGATCTGCGCTTCTTCGATGCCATAGTCGCGGGCAATGGGCCCCGTCTTTTCGCCGGCCGCAAATCGTCCGGCGATCACGTTGGTCGGGATACCAGTGCCCGCCAATGTCGGTCTTCCGAATGAGATAAGGGGGTCGATGACAATCGACTTTGGCTGACTCTCGAGTATATCTGGGCCACGTTTCTTGTCGTCGGTCGAGAAAAGTATCTCGGATGAGAAAGGATAAAGACGGAAAGGTGCAAGATCGACGTCACGGTCGATCCGGTGCAGATATTGTCTTACCGCCTCTTCGATAACGATTTGACCTCGCTGCGACGTGCAGATCAAGTCACCGGCCTCTTTGATGAACAGCTCAAATCGGTCGGTCCAGAATTCTAAGGTAGCGAGCGGATTCCTCTGATCGGGGAATGTGGCTTCAAGATACTTGAGTGTCGTACGCACTTTTGGAAACCGCACGTTATGTATTCGCCGAATACCGAGCAATACATGAACCTCTACGAGGTTAAAGAATGACAAAAGTGGCTTGTCCGCATCGGGCAGGTTTATCGCCGGTTCCCAGAATTTCTCCGTACCGTCGTCCAGTCGATACGTGCGCCCACGCACCCAAGAGGTCAGGGTCGCAATATTGACCTTGAGATACTTCGCCGTCTCCTGCAATCCATACAACGGCACCTCGCGCGGGTCGCTACCGTAAACTTGTCTGATTTTTTCGTTGTAGATTCTGTTTTTGTCCACCACCCTGACCGTCCTCCTTTGCGGGATATTGGTCATATCAGATTGTAACCTAACTTGCCTCGATAACTTCCATCTTCGTCACTGAGTTCGTGAGTTGCGAGTCGTAACGATATAGAAATCCTCAATCTGAGAGGCTCATAGCAAATCTATTCAGGTTGAAAAAACCGCCAGTCTTCGACAGGACAATTCCATATTGCCCTGAGTCTTCCTCCCGCATGAATATGTGCCAATAGTTCTCCCGTTCTCGATATTGATCTGTTGTATTTAACTCCGGAAGGATGCCCTCCATTTCCGTCGCGGGCACTACAAAAGCAATATCGAGATCCGTGCAGCCGAGGATCGCTCCAACAAAGATGTCTTTAACAATAGAGTCAAAAAGATCGTATGTCTTAGTGATCTCCCAGACAAAATCCCGCTGAAATTCTGGGAGAACAACCTTCTTGTCCACGATATCCTGAATAAGCTGCTGAACGGATTGAGTTCTTTCCATACGAATATAAAGTTAGGCGACAGAGCCGGTGCCGACAACCTCCACTCTCCGCACTGAAAACGGAGACCTGATGTACGAATGGCGTTATGTTAGCAGACTTTGCCAAAACATGGTGAAGAAGATTAACGAATCAGTGGATAGGAACCCCGTCTATAATCCCGCACCTCGACCAACGCAGACGCGGTACAGCCGCTCAGTAAATCCGCCTTCTTGGACGAAGGCTTTTTCGAGGGAGGCGATCTGGCGGTTGAGGAGGCTGCAGGCGACGGTGATCAGGGCGAGGGCGCCGTTGGCGGCGATCTCGGGGTAAGAGGGACTAAGAGTGGACGGGGTGGACGTTGTGGACTGGGTGGACGGTTGTGAGGTGGCCAGTCCACTCTGTCCATCTTGTCCACTATGTCCACACGACCCTCTCTTGACCTCAACCACCCATTCCGCCACCTCATCCGCCGTCTTAGGCCGCCGGTCGATCAATGCCGCCCGCCGAGCGTCGTTCTGCGGCCACTCGGGCAGCGAGCGTTGACGCAGGAAATCCTCATAGTCGAGCTTTAGTTCCTCGATGCTCGCGCGGGCGACGCTGGTTAGTTTTAGCTCGAACTTTTTCGACGTGCCGCTTGCTTGGCTGCCCTCGGCGATGTTCTGGACGCCGCTGCGCGCCGCTTGGACCATTTGGTCGTGCGCGCGGCTGCGCGTGTCAATGTAGCGGTCGCAGAACCGCACGGTCACGTCATACACGAGCTGCGCAACCTGAAAGCCCTTGAGCCTACGGTAACCGCCGTGCTTTGGTATCAGCTTTTCCGGCTCGGCCATGCCCCGCATTATTACACGAAAACGCAATTCCGCCGCATCCGTTGGAGCAGGATCAGGCCTTTTGGAGTGAGGGCGCTCGGCGGATGGTTTTTAGGATGTCGGACTCTTTGGTTTCGGCCTGCTGCAGGTCATAGACCATTTGCAGATTGAGCCAGAATCCGGGCGACATATCGAAGAATTTCGCCAGCCGCAATGCAGTGCTGGGCGTGAGGCCGCGTTTGCCGCCTATGATCTCATTGACGCGTTGGAATGGGACACGGATGGCGTCGGCGAGTGCCTGCTGCGTTATTCCCATCGGGGCAAGAAATTCCTCTCTCAGCATCTCTCCCGGATGCGTCACGCGACGATTCTTTGGAACTCTGATCATTATTTCGTCCTCTCTAGTGATAATCTGCGATCTCTACGGCAATAGCTTCTCCCTCATCCCATTGGAAGCAAATTCGGTACTGGTCGTTGATCCGAATGCTGTATTGCCCGCGACGGTCGCCGCGTAGTGCTTCGAGCCGGTTGCCCGGCGGCACTTTCAGATCGTCCAACGCGACGGCGACGTTGATCTGGTCGAGCTTTCGACCGGCCAGTTTCCACAGGTCACGCGGCAGTGCCCGTCTCGCCTCCGCCGAGTTTCGCCCGTCAAAAATATCTTCCGTCGCTCTGTCGGCAAACGACCTTATCATCCGCCAAGCATATTAGCACGGATAGTATGCTATTTGCAAACTTTATCTCGCACCTCTGCTCACGGCGACAGTTTGAGTCAGATCCAAGTGGAGGACCTTGTCATTGTCCATAGTGGCGGCGTGGAAGAGGATTGTGCGGTCGGTGCGGATGCGGAAGTGGCGGCAGAAGGCGGCGGCGTTTATGCGGCGGTATTTGCCGCGGCCTGCGTGATCGACGAGGCGAAAGGTGTTTGCGGCGTCGGGGTTGCCGGGCTTGATGCCGATCGTGCGGCGGGCGGCGTCATAGAGCAGTTCGACGTGCTTTGGGTGTCCCAATGCCGCGTGGGCCTTTGCGTTTAGGTAAAAGGTCGCATCGGGGCGCATCGTCACGCGCACTTCGTTCTCGGCCGCCTTGTATCCAAAAGGCCGGCCCGGAAATGTCGCCCATTCCATCTGTGTCTGCATAGTGTTGGTAGTTTCTCCTTGTGTGTATTTGCGTGAAACACACTAGCATAGATGCAACAGGCTCGTCAAGTGGTTGGGTTTCAATTCCCAAACGGGGATCAATTTAGTAGCCTCGGAAGCATCCCGACGTTGCGAGCGTCGATAGGAATCGTCCCTGTAGGGGACATATTGTTCGTCCCCTTCAGGGACGGTGCGGCTATCCGATCTGCATCGTCGGGTGTTACCCGACGCTATTAAATTTGTCCCCTTCGGGGACAGGCTGGAACGAACATTAACGATGACGATCCGCCGCTCGTGTTATCCCTGACGACGCGGTTAACACGACAAGGACCGAAAAGTTTGACCACGGCAACGCCGCCTAAATGACATCGGCGACAATAGGTGTTACCGGAACGAGACGCGTATGAAAAAGGGCTGAAAAGTGTCGATACAAACCTGTAAAAATGCCGATACAAACCGCAAAAGTGTCGATACAACTTGGCTGGCTTATTCGTGCATTCGTGGCAATCGCCGGTCTGGAAAGGATAGCCACGAATGCACGAATAAATCAAGATCAAGAGGATACTTGAGACTTGACAATAA is a genomic window of Chloracidobacterium sp. containing:
- the queA gene encoding tRNA preQ1(34) S-adenosylmethionine ribosyltransferase-isomerase QueA, producing the protein MRIEEFDFELPEGLIAQAALEDRAGSRMLVVDRAGGTFEDRRFREIGEYLREGDVLVVNNTRVFPARLFGHTRTGASVEVFLVRDVGGGVWETLARPGRRLAVGKKVIFDDGTAGEVVEKRDDGRVLVRFDGEVLETAERIGRTPLPPYIKRDAGEADRDRERYQTVYARERGSIAAPTAGLHFTPEVLDGVRDIGVTVAEITLHVGYGTFEPVRVEELSEHSVSPEVYEIDAATAEVLNAAQADGRRIVAVGTTATRALETNAARHGRFTEGVHEADLTIVPGHEFRAVDALLTNFHLPQSSLLVLVSTFGGHELIMRAYRHAVAAEYRFYSYGDCMLLI
- a CDS encoding DUF433 domain-containing protein, which translates into the protein MDKNRIYNEKIRQVYGSDPREVPLYGLQETAKYLKVNIATLTSWVRGRTYRLDDGTEKFWEPAINLPDADKPLLSFFNLVEVHVLLGIRRIHNVRFPKVRTTLKYLEATFPDQRNPLATLEFWTDRFELFIKEAGDLICTSQRGQIVIEEAVRQYLHRIDRDVDLAPFRLYPFSSEILFSTDDKKRGPDILESQPKSIVIDPLISFGRPTLAGTGIPTNVIAGRFAAGEKTGPIARDYGIEEAQIKEALRYEGALQKAA
- a CDS encoding DUF262 domain-containing protein → MERTQSVQQLIQDIVDKKVVLPEFQRDFVWEITKTYDLFDSIVKDIFVGAILGCTDLDIAFVVPATEMEGILPELNTTDQYRERENYWHIFMREEDSGQYGIVLSKTGGFFNLNRFAMSLSD
- a CDS encoding four helix bundle protein; this translates as MAEPEKLIPKHGGYRRLKGFQVAQLVYDVTVRFCDRYIDTRSRAHDQMVQAARSGVQNIAEGSQASGTSKKFELKLTSVARASIEELKLDYEDFLRQRSLPEWPQNDARRAALIDRRPKTADEVAEWVVEVKRGSCGHSGQDGQSGLATSQPSTQSTTSTPSTLSPSYPEIAANGALALITVACSLLNRQIASLEKAFVQEGGFTERLYRVCVGRGAGL
- a CDS encoding HigA family addiction module antidote protein, with the protein product MIRVPKNRRVTHPGEMLREEFLAPMGITQQALADAIRVPFQRVNEIIGGKRGLTPSTALRLAKFFDMSPGFWLNLQMVYDLQQAETKESDILKTIRRAPSLQKA
- a CDS encoding type II toxin-antitoxin system RelE/ParE family toxin yields the protein MIRSFADRATEDIFDGRNSAEARRALPRDLWKLAGRKLDQINVAVALDDLKVPPGNRLEALRGDRRGQYSIRINDQYRICFQWDEGEAIAVEIADYH